ACCAAACAAATGAAAATTGTATTTGCTGCCAACCTTTCAAGGGCCCTGCTGAGAGTCTGATGGCCTCTGTGCAGAGATGTGGGGAAATTAGCTGCTATATTCACTGGCTCTGGGTCATGTCTAGAGGTCGTGATGTCACACAGAGACACCCGGGTGTGCACTGCGTGATAAAACAGCCAGTACTGCGAGGTGACGTGTGACTATTTCACATTGTCACTCCACCTGACCTTAAATCAACTGGCTGCTCAATTGCTGTTGCATTATATGCTGACCAACAAATGCAACAACAATTTACACTCGTACTGTTAAACAGGCACAATTTAGTAGGGATAGCAGTGAAGAACACATATTTTGGACACAGGGTGGGTCTTTATATACTCGCAACACTCACAGACTacactaatattgtgtaggtccccctcgtgccgctaaaacagtgccaacccgcatctcagaatagcattctgagattatattcttctcaccacaattgtacagagcggttatctgagttaccgtagactttgtcattttgaaccagtctggccattctctgttgacctctctcatcaacaaggcatttccatccacagaactgctgctcactggatgttttttgtttttaggcaCCATtcggaaaatcccaggagatcagcagttacagaaatactcaaaccagcccatctggcaccaacaatcatgccttggtctaaatcactgagatcagattttttcccagttctgatggttgatgtgaacattaactgaagctctgacctgtatctgcatgattttatgcactgcactgctgccacaagattggctgattagataatcacatggatgattgttggtgccagatgggctggtttgagtatttctgtaactgctgatctcctgggattttcacacacaacagtctctagaatttaatggtgccaaaaacaaaaaacatccagtgagcagcagttctgtggatggaaatgccttgttgatgagagaggtcagcggagaatggccagactggtttgaactgacaacttctacggtaactcagataactgctctgtacaattttggtgagaagactagcatctcagaatgttattctgagatgcgggttggcgcagttttggcggcacgacaTAATATTAGGcgggtagttttaatgttgtggctgattgttgTACATTTAACGTGATACTACACCACCTTGGACGGGAGCAGTGTACTTTGTGCAGTTTATGTGAGAGACATTGATCGTCCACCTTCTTGTTGTTTCTGTGAAAAGTAATCTTACAACCATGACCTGTGACTTCAAGGAAGCAAGTTATAGGCTGGTTGTCATGGTGACCTCCCCTTTGAATCTGTATTTCAAACCATTTTTACAGAAGCAGCAGGTATTGTAAATAAAGACCTGTCAAGATGTGTGAGAATGGTCTCTGCACCTTCAACCCAATGTCTCTCTGGCTTCTGTATGTCATTTGATCTTGACATTTGCTCTGGCAGTGGATTTGGGTCTCACCGGCTCAATAGAGCGTGCCCCTGATGATATTGCTCGTTGCTCTGAAGTCAGACTAAACCAGGCTCTCTTGTTGTCTTACCAAGATTTGATACACCTGCAAACAGTGTTAAGAGCAAAGACTTCTACATATCCACTCCTCTGCCTTCCCCTATGCAGGATGAACAAATGCAATCAATCTGTGTCAATGTTCTCATCTCCGTAATACTGTTCACTCTATTGCACACTAATTCAGTTAATTAAAAGATGAGTGTTTAACCTGGGAAGTTAATCTGCTGGCACTTAACTGATGCAAGGAAGTAGGAGTTTGTGAGGAAGAGGTGGTGAAGGTGTGAAAAAAGATTCAGATTTGACTTTAGGACTGTCCTGATCTAGGGTCTGTACTTTGGAAAGAGCATAAAGTGACTGATTACTGTAAGTCCTGGGAAAACATTtgcatcaaccaatcagatttgaggaatAGGGATAGGAAAAAGGCTGGGCTTGGGGTTGGTTTTGTGTTTTAAACAAAGATATATAGATCTATCTAGTAAGGataaaaggaaaaaagaatggatggatagatggataagagagaaaaacaaaagctGAGttcctggtcttagctggtttatgcTTATCTAATTGGTCTTCCTGCCTGACTAAGCTAGTCTAGCAAGCCTCCCATtctaagctggttttagctggtttaactgGTTGGCCAATTTATCCTAGCCTTATCAGCTGACAAGTGCTCAAAACCCCTCTTTAACCAGCCAACTATAccagccaggctgggagaccagttaagaccagcaagcttaggctagtttaaggtttttttttattttttttaagcagtgtGATTTTAGGGTTGTTACCAATTAGGTATAGGGTTAGGACTGTTTGTTTGCCAGATATGTAGGACAAaacatttaagaccttttttggTCTACGCAAAATTATGGTCACCTACCTTTGCCATCTCTCTCAAAGATGTACCTGATATTGCATTCTAATCAACGTACTCTCATAATGTACCTTGGCCTTTACAAGTAAGCACAATAGACAAAGGCATGGAGGAAATGTATGATGGCTGTCTGTTTACAAATGTGACACACTTCTCTTTTTTTAACCATTGCCTCGAGCAACAAAAGGCTGTTGATTCCCTGTGGTATGGCCTGGAGTGTGTCGTTTGGTTTGTAAGAATGATGTATTTGAAAGTTTACACTACACTGCTTAACTCTTTAATCCCTCGTATTAAGTGGAATTTAATATCAAACATCCAGACATACAGGCTGTAGGTTGTAAAACATTAAAATGGTTTCATCTATATTGGAAGCTTATAGTTTGTACCAAGGTACACTAAACGAATAAGTCTGAAAGATCCTCTCTGGAGGACGGTTCCATTAAAGAGGGATTTTACAGAAATGTTACTGAATTTTTAGTGTGCAATTTAGTTGCAAGAAGTACTGTTGGTCTTTTCACTCTTTGTATTTCTATTGATTGTGAAAATGTCTGTATTCAGTGTATTCAGTTGCTGTATATTTCTCTGTTGATCAAGATGTACCATTCTAGTGTGTGTGTTGCTATAAATACAGTCGGTTGCTTTTATACCTCCATGCTGATGTCATAGTTCAGCTCGTAATCATGTGTAGGATTGTGGGTGTAGATAATGAGAATTACAGTGAACTTTGGATTGTGCAAGTCTTTTATGAGTGTGTATGAGTTTTATGCTTTAATGTAGCAGGTTTGCAGTTGGCAAGGAGGGGGCACatgttgtacagtatgtgtttagtGGTTAGTGTTGTTCTTTAGGACTTGATATTAGGGAAATCAGCTTCTTTCAGTCCCTCTCCTTTTGCTGTACAAAACTTTTAGAGAGTTCTAGAAAAAATGTTATTCTTCTCAGAATCCTTTGCTGGACTTTGGAGGTGTATCGCTTTATCGAGTTATTCATCAATATGAACTATTTATCCTCTAAAATTTGCTAGGTTGGTTGTATGTTAAGACACTATAAACTTATGGTTCTTTTTCTTTGTACAGTGTGGAAGGTGAGGCTCCGGGCAGCGAGGCGGGTCCCTCTCTGGAGAACAGTGGCGGTTACATACGAGGGCCAGTGACCCGCAGTGCCATCATCAGTGCTGAGCATTTTGACGGGCCACCGCTGTACGCTCACGAGGTACGGCAGCGTCCGCGGCGACCCAAACTCCAGCATTCTCAGTCCATTCTACGGAAACAGGCGGAAGAGGAGGCCATCAAACGCTCCAGATCACTGTCTGAGAGTTATGAACTCTCCACCGACCTCCAAGACAAACAGGTGGAGTTCTGCTGGATCTGAAATGCTACCAAGATTTAGATTTACAGTATGATGAGTCTTTTTGGTGGAGAAAGGGGTGAAATTGAGGTCAATTGGCTTCGTCTTGTCCTTCCTTTAGCTAGACGTATActgcatggccaaaagtatgtaaaCGCCCCTTTTTCATATGCAGTAAACCAATGCACCCAAAGGCTGATCTGAGATCACTGAGAACTTTTTAGGATTTGGGAGATGAGCCCACTGCATGGTTGGTGAGCAATTCGTATTCAGAGTGCTGGTTGTGGCTTTATCCAGAGGCGTGCTACACACCAACACCATGTGAGGTCCCTCAGAGCTGCGAAATTTGATTAGTTCTGCCTATTTTTCTAGCTACAAAGAGCTTGAACTGGCTTTTACATTGAAGTAGGTTACGACGGATGGCTTAGGTACCATGCTAAAGGCATTCTTCAGACTGTATGCCTTTATAAGGGATGAAATGGTGAGGTTCATTCATCTTACCTGGCCCATAAATAGAGAGAGGCTTCAGTAGTTAGCATCGTGTTttgcttatatttattttttatttatgtggtCTACCATTTTTGGCCTGAGGTTTGGTCAAACCAGGGTCATAGTGTTTTATGGGACAGTTGAATAAATGTGTCTAGAATACCATATTCACAAaagttagttcacacaaaaatggacatgtttgtcctcatttactcaccctcatgtctttgtaaatttgtatgactttcttccatagaacacaaaagaataattttttgaagagtgtattgtttttttttttgttttgttttttttcatgctgTTACAAAAATTAGGGACTGgagctttaaagcttaaaaagaatgcaaaatcaccataaaagtataacaaatgcagttcatatgacttgtatattatataaataagtaATTTTTGATTGATAATCCTCCCCTCCAGAGAGTCAGTGGGTTAGAGTTGGGGCTAGGTTTAAGGTGaggcctaaccctaacccagttGTGAATGAATCATTTAGACTGAATCAgacttgaaacaacatgagggacttgaatttaaatttttgggtgaactaatacttTCAGAATCAGGAAATGGGAACATTAACACGTTTAGGCAAAGGTTTGCTACTGTCCCTAAAAGTGGTGCATGTTCTTTGTGTATTTCCACAGGTGGAAATGCTGGAGCGCAAGTATGGAGGGCGTTTTATAACCCGACATGCTGCGCGCACAATCCAGACAGCCTTCCGCCAATATCAGATGAACAAGAACTTTGAGCGCCTCAGGAGTTCTATGTCTGAGAACCGCATGTCCAGACGCATCGTTTTGTCCAATATGAGAATGCAGTTTTCTTTTGAAGGACCTGAAAAAGTCCACAGTTCCTACTTTGAAGGGAAGCAGCTGTCGCTTACTGATGATGGGTCTAAGCTAGGAGCCTTGGTGCAATCAGAGCGTGGTGAAATGGTCCCCGCTAACATGAAGTCTCCTGCCGTTCAGAGTGATTTCACGGACGCCATCACAGAGCTAGAGGATGTTTTCTCTCGGCAAGTAAAGTCATTGGCAGAGTCGATAGATGATGCTCTGAACTGTCGGAGCTTGCATGGAGATGAGGGTCAGCCTGAGCCTACCAGAGGTCACGCAGAACTGGATCAAGAGGTTACTTACCAGGTCAAACCTTCCCACAGCAGTGACCACCGAAAACGAGATGAGATGACGGCGTCCTACAGCGATGTGACTCTGTATATAGATGAGGAAGAGCTCTCCCCTCCTCTTCCTCTATCACAGTTAGTAGACAGACCTTCTAGCACAGAATCAGACCTCCGTCTACGTTCTTTGAACTCTTCACATGACTACTGGTCGCTAGCTCACAAGGACGAGAAAGGGGACACGGACACTAGCTGCCGCAGTACCCCGTCTCTGGAGTGTCAAGAGCAGAGACTGAGGTTAGACCACCTCCCCCTGCTTACTATCGAACCTCCCAGCGATAGCTCAGTTGAGTTGAGCGACCGCTCTGATCGCAGTTCGCTCAAGAGGCAGAACGCCTATGATCGGGGCATTGCCAGCCAGCAGGGCAGTCCTAAACACATCCCTTCTCATGCCCTCCCACCACGAGGACCTTCGAGAGATGACGATGCTCCTCGGCATCGGCCTCGGCAGCTGGAGAGCCACCTGGTAATCAACGGCACCACCAACCGACAGAGCAAGTCTGAGTCGGACTTCTCAGACGGTGATAATGACAGCATCAACAGCACTTCCAATTCCAATGACACCATCAACTGCAGTTCGGAGTCCTCGTCCAGGGATAGTCTTCGAGAGCAGACTCTTAGCAAGCAGACGTACCATAAGGAGACACGCAACAGCTGGGACTCACCTGCGTTTAGCAATGATATCATTCGCAAGAGGCACTACCGCATCGGCCTGAACCTTTTCAACAAGTAGGTGAAGCACATTGAATGCATGCTTTTTGAGTGTCATCTTGTTCTGAGAGACGATTTCATTAGCACCAATCAGAGCTGCGTTAATAGCTGTGAAAGATCAGTGTGCGCAAACAACCCTGGGAGCTAATGTTTTCTCAATTATCATCTTATCCCAAGCGCACAATTTTCAATAGATCTGCATTTTCCACTTACAAACATTCATTATAATTTTGGTGCTTTTATTTAGCATTCCATgcctgtgtgcatgcatgtggtGCTGTCTGTTTGATTGCCACTCAGAACATCAAATTTGATTAGCGATCAACCAATTTGAAACCGTGATGAGAGCACTATTCATTTTGTTGGGTTGTTGATAACTTCATGTAAGATCCAGACAAGGGATGCACACTGCCCTCCAAAACCActacaatgtaaaatcttaactCTGTGTACTTCAGACAAACAAGTTTAATTCCTTTTTAAGCATCTTACAGTGGTAGAGAGATTATCAGTgaacatgcatttttattttgtgatcataaggtccttttatttcttattgaatggattaaggtTGTTGTTTGAAACTGATTTGTGGGACCGTGCGTCCCTGTGCATATTTTTGTGTCAATACTTGTATGAGTTTGGTGATATGTGTTTGTTAATTTGAGGCTTTGTTTAAAGTGGGAGCCTCTAATCTTACATGATTGAGGATTTGCTTGCCTTTGCACTGAGCCATTAAGTGGCTTTTAATCTTGTGTGGTAACAGTCCGGTCACAAGAGCATTTTTGATCTAAGAGCTGCTTAGTCACACATTGTGACAAGTTCACTGACACACACAGTTcaaactctctctttttctcttatgATATCTAGGAAGCCAGAGAAAGGCACCCAATACCTGATTGAGAGAGGATTTGTCCCAGACACACCTGTGGGTGTTGCACACTTTCTATTACAGAGGAAGGGGCTGAGCCGACAGATGATTGGCGAGTTCCTAGGCAACAGGCAGAAACAGTTCAACAGAGATGTTCTTGAGTATGTGCATCTATCCTAATATACTAGTGTAAAACAAGTTATTTCCAAAGTGTATGCAGTACTATTCATGCATATAAGAGAAATGTTTTtgcttgttgtttgtttttgttattttgtttttgagcCAACAAAACAAAAGCCTTGTTGAGCCTTAAGCTGACATGACATATCTAACATAAGAAAGTGCACACCTCAGCTTTAACTTAATTATTTACTGATTTAATCTCTGTGTTGTACCTAAATCATATTTTTCTTACATATCCAATAAAGAAAACATAACAAAATTCCCCAACTGGAATTCCATGACATATTAATCATGCTCTTTAATTTTAGGATGCTATTCTGTATTTATGCTTTTCGCTGTTCTTCATAATTCTTGCCTCTGCAGAATTAATACGCTGAATACAGCAAGTATAATGTGGCCTGTGTAAATATATGTGTTCCCTCCTTGTGGCTTTGAGTGCATTTAGGATCATCACCGACTATTGCTTTAGAAACTGGTTCTTTACAATTACAGTGTctcttttattaaaacatttatttaggaTCAAATGGTGGAAAACATCATCCATTTACAGTAGTTGTTAGTGTCCCTGTTTTGAAATGAGTGACAAACAATTATTCCAGCCAGTCTAGTTTTGGGAGGAAAGTGTGAGAGGATCAATTTTTGCCTCTAAATACACTCTCGCACTGCTTTATAAGTATTGACTGAGGTGTCTGGGTTCATAGAGTACTTCACCAACTCcatgtgtctgtgagtgtatcAGCTCATTTTCACTCTTAACTTAACTCATCCTCCCTTTTCAGTCTGACAGAAACAGTCAAGATAAAGGGGGCAGATATGGCCACTCAGACTCATCTCTACCTGACAGCACTTTTTAAAAGGCAATTCcttaaaatcactaaatttgaCATGTGAGATCAAATGCACCCAGAGATTACCTGGAGCAGAACAGCCATCTAAAATACCCCAAGACTGATTTTGAGACTGATAGCACTTGTTTTTATCAGGAAGAGTAAATTGTCTCAAAACTAAATGTAGTTCCCCCCCTTTTCTAATAGCAGTTGCCGATCTCAGTTTCAAAGATGCATGGAATAGAATGTCAATAAAATGAAGACAATTTCTAAAGAATgtgaaataagaaaataatttccAACAAATCAGATAATCTACTGTTCTCATTTTCCAGCTGTGTGGTAGATGAGATGGATTTctcaggaatggagctggatgaAGCCTTGAGAAAATTCCAAGCTCATATCCGGGTGCAAGGAGAAGCACAGAAGGTGGAACGACTCATTGAAGCCTACAGGTGAAAAAAGAATCATGAGTCTCCAATTTGAGCTAACTTTCTGCAGTCTCTTAGAAAGAGAAATAGTGTTAGAATAAGCTTTGGGGGTACACAGTGAAAATGGATCAATGACAGCGTTTTTGTGTTCACTTTCATTTTGTTAGATGTTTATTCCAGGTGAGCACCAAGAGATAGGATAGTTTGTTTTCTTGGCCTTTATTATATTTCAA
This DNA window, taken from Myxocyprinus asiaticus isolate MX2 ecotype Aquarium Trade chromosome 37, UBuf_Myxa_2, whole genome shotgun sequence, encodes the following:
- the LOC127427567 gene encoding IQ motif and SEC7 domain-containing protein 1-like isoform X6, producing MDGHFAYTDMESPTENPSKAAEYLKELNKIIETQQELLEKQKIRIEELEQQVTDLCQENACLKDQHQRHLATCRLQQQGNSHPTLGAIKENVIQEKKESEGLRVSNVRRHTSLPLDITDNPGNFIVPLCRRSYPCHKWKSASLGVEGEAPGSEAGPSLENSGGYIRGPVTRSAIISAEHFDGPPLYAHEVRQRPRRPKLQHSQSILRKQAEEEAIKRSRSLSESYELSTDLQDKQVEMLERKYGGRFITRHAARTIQTAFRQYQMNKNFERLRSSMSENRMSRRIVLSNMRMQFSFEGPEKVHSSYFEGKQLSLTDDGSKLGALVQSERGEMVPANMKSPAVQSDFTDAITELEDVFSRQVKSLAESIDDALNCRSLHGDEGQPEPTRGHAELDQEVTYQVKPSHSSDHRKRDEMTASYSDVTLYIDEEELSPPLPLSQLVDRPSSTESDLRLRSLNSSHDYWSLAHKDEKGDTDTSCRSTPSLECQEQRLRLDHLPLLTIEPPSDSSVELSDRSDRSSLKRQNAYDRGIASQQGSPKHIPSHALPPRGPSRDDDAPRHRPRQLESHLVINGTTNRQSKSESDFSDGDNDSINSTSNSNDTINCSSESSSRDSLREQTLSKQTYHKETRNSWDSPAFSNDIIRKRHYRIGLNLFNKKPEKGTQYLIERGFVPDTPVGVAHFLLQRKGLSRQMIGEFLGNRQKQFNRDVLDCVVDEMDFSGMELDEALRKFQAHIRVQGEAQKVERLIEAYSQRYCICNPGVVRQFRNPDTIFILAFAIILLNTDMYSPNVKPERKMKLEDFVKNLRGVDDGEDIPREMLVGIYERIRKRELKTNEDHVSQVQKVEKLIVGKKPIGSLHHGLGCVLSLPHRRLVCYCRLFEVPDPNKPQKLGLHQREIFLFNDLLVVTKIFQKKKNSVTYSFRQSFSLYGMQVLLFENQYYPNGVRLTSALPGADIKVLINFNAPNPQDRKKFTDDLRESIAEVQEMEKFRIESELEKQKGVVRPSISQSSGLKKETGNGNLSRTSLDDSYAVGEGLKRSALSSSLRDLSDAGVHH
- the LOC127427567 gene encoding IQ motif and SEC7 domain-containing protein 1-like isoform X5, whose protein sequence is MACRRYHFVEGEAPGSEAGPSLENSGGYIRGPVTRSAIISAEHFDGPPLYAHEVRQRPRRPKLQHSQSILRKQAEEEAIKRSRSLSESYELSTDLQDKQVEMLERKYGGRFITRHAARTIQTAFRQYQMNKNFERLRSSMSENRMSRRIVLSNMRMQFSFEGPEKVHSSYFEGKQLSLTDDGSKLGALVQSERGEMVPANMKSPAVQSDFTDAITELEDVFSRQVKSLAESIDDALNCRSLHGDEGQPEPTRGHAELDQEVTYQVKPSHSSDHRKRDEMTASYSDVTLYIDEEELSPPLPLSQLVDRPSSTESDLRLRSLNSSHDYWSLAHKDEKGDTDTSCRSTPSLECQEQRLRLDHLPLLTIEPPSDSSVELSDRSDRSSLKRQNAYDRGIASQQGSPKHIPSHALPPRGPSRDDDAPRHRPRQLESHLVINGTTNRQSKSESDFSDGDNDSINSTSNSNDTINCSSESSSRDSLREQTLSKQTYHKETRNSWDSPAFSNDIIRKRHYRIGLNLFNKKPEKGTQYLIERGFVPDTPVGVAHFLLQRKGLSRQMIGEFLGNRQKQFNRDVLDCVVDEMDFSGMELDEALRKFQAHIRVQGEAQKVERLIEAYSQRYCICNPGVVRQFRNPDTIFILAFAIILLNTDMYSPNVKPERKMKLEDFVKNLRGVDDGEDIPREMLVGIYERIRKRELKTNEDHVSQVQKVEKLIVGKKPIGSLHHGLGCVLSLPHRRLVCYCRLFEVPDPNKPQKLGLHQREIFLFNDLLVVTKIFQKKKNSVTYSFRQSFSLYGMQVLLFENQYYPNGVRLTSALPGADIKVLINFNAPNPQDRKKFTDDLRESIAEVQEMEKFRIESELEKQKGVVRPSISQSSGLKKETGNGNLSRTSLDDSYAVGEGLKRSALSSSLRDLSDAGKRGRRSSAGSLDSNMEGSIISSPHIRRRATSSRDCPSRQQSIPNSSSLLGSLFGTKRGKSPLPPQPSHPSHPTLISHTPHPTNLHHTARESVTETQAQMHPHHPQFCHIQQNPPPYHHHHHYHPPAHIQHPPHQYHPPPSHSHTPHGHGPHLPHPSHSQHAPHHHSQPPAPPSAPSSTKPKQSGISTVV
- the LOC127427567 gene encoding IQ motif and SEC7 domain-containing protein 1-like isoform X3 — encoded protein: MDGHFAYTDMESPTENPSKAAEYLKELNKIIETQQELLEKQKIRIEELEQQVTDLCQENACLKDQHQRHLATCRLQQQGNSHPTLGAIKENVIQEKKESEGLRVSNVSVEGEAPGSEAGPSLENSGGYIRGPVTRSAIISAEHFDGPPLYAHEVRQRPRRPKLQHSQSILRKQAEEEAIKRSRSLSESYELSTDLQDKQVEMLERKYGGRFITRHAARTIQTAFRQYQMNKNFERLRSSMSENRMSRRIVLSNMRMQFSFEGPEKVHSSYFEGKQLSLTDDGSKLGALVQSERGEMVPANMKSPAVQSDFTDAITELEDVFSRQVKSLAESIDDALNCRSLHGDEGQPEPTRGHAELDQEVTYQVKPSHSSDHRKRDEMTASYSDVTLYIDEEELSPPLPLSQLVDRPSSTESDLRLRSLNSSHDYWSLAHKDEKGDTDTSCRSTPSLECQEQRLRLDHLPLLTIEPPSDSSVELSDRSDRSSLKRQNAYDRGIASQQGSPKHIPSHALPPRGPSRDDDAPRHRPRQLESHLVINGTTNRQSKSESDFSDGDNDSINSTSNSNDTINCSSESSSRDSLREQTLSKQTYHKETRNSWDSPAFSNDIIRKRHYRIGLNLFNKKPEKGTQYLIERGFVPDTPVGVAHFLLQRKGLSRQMIGEFLGNRQKQFNRDVLDCVVDEMDFSGMELDEALRKFQAHIRVQGEAQKVERLIEAYSQRYCICNPGVVRQFRNPDTIFILAFAIILLNTDMYSPNVKPERKMKLEDFVKNLRGVDDGEDIPREMLVGIYERIRKRELKTNEDHVSQVQKVEKLIVGKKPIGSLHHGLGCVLSLPHRRLVCYCRLFEVPDPNKPQKLGLHQREIFLFNDLLVVTKIFQKKKNSVTYSFRQSFSLYGMQVLLFENQYYPNGVRLTSALPGADIKVLINFNAPNPQDRKKFTDDLRESIAEVQEMEKFRIESELEKQKGVVRPSISQSSGLKKETGNGNLSRTSLDDSYAVGEGLKRSALSSSLRDLSDAGKRGRRSSAGSLDSNMEGSIISSPHIRRRATSSRDCPSRQQSIPNSSSLLGSLFGTKRGKSPLPPQPSHPSHPTLISHTPHPTNLHHTARESVTETQAQMHPHHPQFCHIQQNPPPYHHHHHYHPPAHIQHPPHQYHPPPSHSHTPHGHGPHLPHPSHSQHAPHHHSQPPAPPSAPSSTKPKQSGISTVV
- the LOC127427567 gene encoding IQ motif and SEC7 domain-containing protein 1-like isoform X4, with the translated sequence MLYLMWKYCISIRTISVEGEAPGSEAGPSLENSGGYIRGPVTRSAIISAEHFDGPPLYAHEVRQRPRRPKLQHSQSILRKQAEEEAIKRSRSLSESYELSTDLQDKQVEMLERKYGGRFITRHAARTIQTAFRQYQMNKNFERLRSSMSENRMSRRIVLSNMRMQFSFEGPEKVHSSYFEGKQLSLTDDGSKLGALVQSERGEMVPANMKSPAVQSDFTDAITELEDVFSRQVKSLAESIDDALNCRSLHGDEGQPEPTRGHAELDQEVTYQVKPSHSSDHRKRDEMTASYSDVTLYIDEEELSPPLPLSQLVDRPSSTESDLRLRSLNSSHDYWSLAHKDEKGDTDTSCRSTPSLECQEQRLRLDHLPLLTIEPPSDSSVELSDRSDRSSLKRQNAYDRGIASQQGSPKHIPSHALPPRGPSRDDDAPRHRPRQLESHLVINGTTNRQSKSESDFSDGDNDSINSTSNSNDTINCSSESSSRDSLREQTLSKQTYHKETRNSWDSPAFSNDIIRKRHYRIGLNLFNKKPEKGTQYLIERGFVPDTPVGVAHFLLQRKGLSRQMIGEFLGNRQKQFNRDVLDCVVDEMDFSGMELDEALRKFQAHIRVQGEAQKVERLIEAYSQRYCICNPGVVRQFRNPDTIFILAFAIILLNTDMYSPNVKPERKMKLEDFVKNLRGVDDGEDIPREMLVGIYERIRKRELKTNEDHVSQVQKVEKLIVGKKPIGSLHHGLGCVLSLPHRRLVCYCRLFEVPDPNKPQKLGLHQREIFLFNDLLVVTKIFQKKKNSVTYSFRQSFSLYGMQVLLFENQYYPNGVRLTSALPGADIKVLINFNAPNPQDRKKFTDDLRESIAEVQEMEKFRIESELEKQKGVVRPSISQSSGLKKETGNGNLSRTSLDDSYAVGEGLKRSALSSSLRDLSDAGKRGRRSSAGSLDSNMEGSIISSPHIRRRATSSRDCPSRQQSIPNSSSLLGSLFGTKRGKSPLPPQPSHPSHPTLISHTPHPTNLHHTARESVTETQAQMHPHHPQFCHIQQNPPPYHHHHHYHPPAHIQHPPHQYHPPPSHSHTPHGHGPHLPHPSHSQHAPHHHSQPPAPPSAPSSTKPKQSGISTVV